The DNA region TGTTCATCTCGAACATGGTTTTAATGTAGCAATAGGTTTTCCCTGTTCCTGTTTCCATTTCTATATCGAGATTAATAGCGCAGGATTTTGTTTTCACTAACTCATCTGAAATAGGTAAGTTTTGCTTTTGCTGGACATTTTGAACATTGGTGAATATTTGTGCAGGTATCAGCATGAGATCAGAGTTTTTAAACCCGTCAGTCAATATACTGGCTTGGCTTTGCCCCGTATCATCCACTTCCCGCCCCGGATCAATACGGTACGACAAAGAAGAGAGCTTGGGTTGACCTGCAAAGCAATCTACCACAGCATCTACAGCCTCGGCTTGATAAGGAAGTTGCTTAAATTTTAGGTTCTTCATACTATCCTTCATTTTTTAACCACGAAATACACGAAACACACCCCACAAATTTTCTTGGTTTTTTGAGCATTATCTGTCAAATCTTTCTCACTTTTACAGGCATCTGTATCAATATTAATCTAATAACATCAATCAGTTAGAAACAACCCTTCTCAAATCTCTCTCAAATCTCTCTCATTTAACACGCGTTAACCGCCACTCTGGGGCAGCCTTTGAACCAGCATTATAAATAATGTCTGCCATTCGTAACTGCGTGAGAAGATGGCCAACTTTTGTTTTTTTCTGCTTATCACTTAAAACATCACTGAGTTTTTCATACAGAATATCGTCAATCTCCTTTCTTGATGCTTTACTAAATTTTTCTAAATATTCAGTAATCAACTTTTTGTAATACCCATCACCCAACGAGCGAGTCCGAATATAATCTGCTTTACTAGAGGTCGCACTGGCAATACGCGCAGCAACATGAAGGTTTGGCTTACGCCCCTCAATCAACTTGTCTCGGCGCAGTTGTTTAATGACATCGTCTGAAATCTTTAGTTTCTTTTGCACTCGGTCAAGCGCCAAAACACTCTCGAAAGTTAATTTTTCTTCTTGCATCAGCAATTGACTGTAAGCAGGGTCTACAACCCCACCATGAAGAGTCAAGCTAACAGAGTTTGTATCAGACACATCATAATCTGGCATAGGTAAGTAACGTTCGGCTTGTTTGCTGTGCATTTGATGAATGCCATACCCCATCGTATCAATCATATTCAACTCAGCCATTGCCTGCACCAAAAAAGGATTACGGTAACGGTGTGGCGTTTTTTCATTCAGAATATAATCTTCGGGTTTACCTTCAAAAAAACTTCCCACATTTTCAAGAACGAGCCTATCGTTCTTCTCTGTCACAATAATACGGCCATAAAGTGAATAGTCCTGGTGAGCGATACAGTTATGGAGTGCTTCTAGTACAATTTTCTGATCGTATTTTGAGACCTCATAAGGCAAAAGTTCATCAAATGGCAACAAACGAAGCTGAATATTGCGAATGCGTTGGTAGAGTAAAGACGTGTTCAACATAAATGGCAGGCTGAAATGCTCATAGGCTTGTTCCTCCCCTACAAGTTTCCATGTCATTTGTGCTGGATGTGGAGAAAGCAGGTACGCTGACTCTGGTTTGCCAAGCAACAGAATCGCCGTGCGCGTCATTTTTCCACCCTGTGTTAACTTTGCACGGTCTAAAAATGTGCTATCAGACCATTCTTCCACTTCATCAGGAGTAAAACGGTTGGCATGTTTTAAAATAAAAGCGGCACGCGCCCTTTGTATAGCGACCGGATCTAAATCACCAAGGGAAGCGTTAGCTACAATTTGCGCCGACCAATCAGTAGCCAATGTTTGTTGACGTATGCTATCGAGTTTATCCAACCCAAGATTTGTTAGGCTCTCCCCTGCACGCGCATAATAATGCCCCTTCCATGCGATAGGCATACCTCGTGGCGCTGGTGGAATTTCGAATAAAATGACGCGCCTGGCAGAAACATCTAATTCATGGATATGACGGAACGTGACACCAGGTGCTGTATTTTCAGCAATTTGCATTTTCAGACTTTGCAAACGTTCTGGCTCAGGGCGATATCCTGTTCCTACCACCGTTCTTGATTCGTTATTAACGCCAAAAACAAGCCATGCTTTTTCAATGCCTCGCAAATTAGCTTCGTTAGACAGGGCAGAGAAATATTTCCCAATATCATTGGTGGAAAAGCCATCTCCTGCCTGCTTAAATTCCACCACTTCATTTTCCCAAGTGGCTATTAAGCTATCCAGCGTTGTCTGTAGATCGTTTGCGTTCATGCTATATCCTTTATCTCCTTAAATTACCTTAATATCAGTTGCTGGTGATTTAAGTTTAAATATTTGCTCGACATTGATTTTTACAGCATCACTGGTAAAGCCATCATCACGGAATACAACCCGTAAAGGTTGTTTTTCGGCAAGCTTTTTAACAAAGTCTTCGTTTATGTCTTTGTCAAAACAAGCTGCCAAAGCATTGCCATCCACAAAGAATACTTCCTTGCCATCAATTTCTTCTCGGTTAATGGGCATAGATAAATCCACACCCCAATCTAGTAATATTTGGAACAGCAAGTCTTCTGAAGATCTGTCTGTTTTAATATTCCCAACCTGTTCTTCAAACATATCAGGGTGTGCTTCATCAGGGGATAAGGTGACATCAACCATGTTTGAGCTATCTATTTTGAAAACACGAAAACCTGTATCGAGGTTTTCTATGCCTTCTTTATCGATATTGTCTTCCTTGATTTTCTTTCCAGCACGACGAATACGTTCTTTTGATATTTCAGCGATATTTTTATAACCCGCGTTAAAGGCTTCGGACGTTTCATCGGTTTCTTCGGGAAGCTGCACAGAAATACATTTACGGCTTCCTCCATCCTCAGCATTAAGCTGCATGGTGGCGTGGGAAGTTGTCCCTGATCCAGTGAAGAAATCTAGTACAAGATCCTCTTCTCTAGCACCAATTTGAATAAGTTTCTTAATCAAATCAACAGATTTCGGAAAACTCATTACAGCTGACCCAAGTAATTCCTTAATTATTTTTCTGCCATAGTCATTGTTAATTTTTTTATCTAACCACAGAGACTTAACTAATGTAGTTGCCGTTTTGCCATCTTCATCAAGCAAATAATCTTTACGATAAACCCTCCAGCCATCTCCTGTTTTTTCAGCTATCAATAAATGGTTTTCTTTAACAACTTTTTCTTTCCCCCAAGTCCAACATGTTTTTACTCCGTCTGGCGTATCTGGCCATATTTCATCGACAAAAATGTCACTTTCTTCAAGGGAAACGTGACCTGTTAACTGTTCTATATATAAGGGATAATAAAGTTTTGGACGAGTCTTTGGATTAAACGCCTGATTCCGGTTTCTCAACCCAGTTAATCTATGTTGCCCGATATCGTCCGTCTTATTGTATTCCTTTACCATTCGACCTTCTTTTTGCATTCCAAAGATCGAATCTTCATTCATATAATCTTTCACAAAGACCAAAACTGTTTCATGTGTTTTTGCAATAAATTTATCAAGGTTTCTCCCCCGAGGATTAAGCTGGACAGAGATTTGAGCTACGAAGTTGGCTTCTCCAAATATTTCATCACAAAGTTTTTTTAAGTTTGATTGTTCATTATCATCAATGGAGATGAAAATAACTCCATCATCGCGCAATAGGTTTCGAGCCAGTTTTAGTCTGGGATATACCATGGAAAGCCAATCAGAATGGTAACGACCATTGCTATCGGGATTAGCAACAAGACGGCCACCTTCTTCATCGCGCTGACCGGACGCTTCATCATATTCGCCTTTATCAACCGTAAAATTATCATTATAGATAAAATCATTACCTGTATTGTAAGGCGGGTCGATATATATCATTTTGATTTTATCGAGGTAAGTTTCCTGCAATAGCTTTAATGCATCAAGATTATCGCCTTCAATAAATATATTCTTGGTGGTGTCGAAATCTACACTCTCATCACGACATGGGCGTAGAGTTTTTGAAATGGGCGTATTCGCTGTAACTAATGCTTCACGTTTGCCCGGCCAATTCAGGCTATAACGCTCCTGCTGACCTTCAACGATGGTATCGGAAAACTCTTGGCGCAGAGTATCAAAATCAATAGCGTATTCTAAATCGCCTTTGTCATTTTTCTTTTCAGTCACACAACTGGGAAATAATTCAGCTAGCCTGGCGATATTCTGAACAACAAAATTTTTGCTCTGCATTTTTAATTTATCCATTATTGCTCTCCTTCCATCTTTTTAATGCTGCTGTCTGCTGTTAACAGGCGCATTTGATGGATAGCGGTTTTATTCAACAATTTTAATCGCTCAGCCTGCGCTAGTTCCTGCTGGATTAAATGGGCGTTGAGGTTTTCAAGGTTAGCCAGGCAAACTAATTGTGACATATTGGCAAAATCACGGATATTTCCTTTGTCATCAGGATGCACATCCCGCCATTGTTTTGCTGTTTTTCCAAAAAGAGCCATGTTCAAAAGGTCTGCTTCGATAGAATAGACCAGATTAACCTGCTGTTTGCTTAGCTCGGGTGGAATGAGGTTTTCTTTGATGGCATCGGTGTGAATACGGTAGTTGATTTTAGTTAAGTTGCGTTTTATATCCCAACCGAGTTGATTTTGTTCATGCTTTTTAAAGCGTTGAAACTCTTTAATGAGATAGAGTTTAAATTCCACGGATACCCAGGAGGCAAATTCAAAGGCAATATCCTTGTGGGCGTAGGTTCCGCCATAGCGTCCAGATTTAGAAATAATACCTACTGCATGGGTGAGGTTGTGCCATTTGGTCGGGGTCATCACAAAAGCATTACTGCCAGCCTCGTTTTTAACCGCCTCGAATTCGACACGGTTAAAATCCGGATTATTCAAATGCTCCCATAGTCCAAGAAACTCTATGGTAAAACGGGTGCGCATCCAATTTTGAATAATAAATCTCGGATCATCCGGATTTTTATGTTTAGCAATGTCAGTCAGTGAAATATAATCCTCTTTTTGCACGTTTTGTACACGGACAGTCTCACTTAGAACCTGCATTTCCCTGTTTTTACCCATCTATCAAACTCCTTACTCCGGTCTTCAGCTCATTGAGTGTACGATTAAGCTCCACGCGTCGGTTAAATTGTTTTTCTCTATTCATGCGTACTTCCAACTTTTTAGCTTCTTTATCCTTAGCTATCACTTGCTCCATCCGTTCTATATGACTTTCTAAACTTTCATTCTCTCGCGGTTTTAATGGTATTAATTCACGCAGGATACGCTCATATAAAGTTGACAAGTTAAGCACCACAGGCAATTTTTGTCGCTCAATACCTGCTGGCAACCAATCTGTTTCAAAATATTCTTCACTTGTAACCCATTTGCTTGCATCTGCTTCGCCTGGGCGTTTGTATGTCGCAATCACTTTTATTTTATCTGCATAAGTTAGGTGAAATATAATTGGGTGCGCAATGGATTTATCAATACATCGTAAAATATTCACGTCTAAATTTTCTGTTTTTGAAACCACCTCAAAAACTTCTATTTCTTTAACCTTTTCTGTTTCAGATAAATTGGTTGTTTTCGGTGCGAGCTTATATTGCCAGATTATTTTCCCAACTTGCGATACGAACGCTTCCTGTATTTTACGACTTGGCTTTACTCGATCATAAATCTTGTTTTTGGCGACTATACGACCAAACCCTGCCTGTTTTGGGTAGTCATATAATACGCTCATCAAACCTTACCTTCCTGCACCACCAGAAAGTTAATCAGCTCAAAATCATCAAGCTCTGCAACCGTATCAATTAAAACGGTCGTGCGCTCACCGCTAAAGAGACTATCAATGTCCTTATCTTCATTGAGATCAATAATTGAGCCTATCGTCTCTTTCAGCAGACTTGAATAGGCACTCATATCTCGACCATCATCTGTTTCCTGATTAAACAGCCGACAAATATCATCCAGTGGTTTGCTTTGACCTTTGCAGGTGCTTCTTACTAAATCCAGAAGTTTTTTAATCTCACTGTGGTTTGCAATAATTTCACCATCATTGGCAATATAAACCATATAGTACGGATGTAGGCGGTTATGCTGGTTGATATTGACGCTTTGATTACGATTACGAAGGGTAAAGATAACACCGGGATTTAATCCCTTGTCTGGTGTTGCGGGAACAACGGCGTGCATACCATTAGGGATGTTAGACATATCGCCGTGGTCTTTTATGTAACCTAAAAGATCCATACGGAAATCATTCAAGCCAAGGTCGGTTATGGATACCCCTGTTTTGAGGTCTTCCATTTCGATCACCTCTTCTTGCAGGCGTTTTAATTGGTCTTTGCGGTAAGAAACATCACTTGAGTCATTGTTTAATTGGGCATTGAGCGGGTTGTCATCTGCCGTTGCTGACATATCCGCAATAACCATGCGGCTTTCTACACGTTCTTTAAGGTTGATATATTCATCAAGTGAAATGTCAGGCCAATAATTCATGAGCTGGATAGTGGAATTGATAGAGCCGATACGATCAATCCGACCAAAACGCTGAATGATGCGCACGGGGTTCCAAACGCGTATATAGAAAAGCATGAAGCTGCTATTTTCAGCTTTGAGCTTTTTTGTATTTCCTGCTTTATATTATCGCCAAGTAGATGATTTATATTGTCAATTATTTCCATAGTTTCACTTATGTCTTTATATCTGACATTACACCCTTGGTTAGTTTCTCTACTTCATCCTTTCGGAATCGCCAACTACCGCCCACCTTGAAGCCGGGAAGTTTACCCTCCGCCGCAAGGCGATAAGCTGTCTTCTCTGCTAGCTTTAAGTATTTGGCGACCTCTTTTAAGGTCAAAATTTCGTCTGTCATCGTTTCTTTCACCTGAATACCAGATGAGAGAATAAAGGAAAATCGGGGGGTTAACAATATTCAATCAAAAGTAATCTTATGATTAGTAAACACTTATATTAATTTGATCAAGCCGCACCGTATCGTTTAATACCACAAATAGAAATTCATTCACGGCATACACTTCAGAAACCCTCCATTCCTATCCACCTTTAAGTATCGTTATTAACAAGATAAAAATTAAAATGAATTTGTATTCAACCCTCTCTCCCCGTATCCTGTATAACTATGAATGAAACCAAGCTCAAGCCACGTATGGCAACCCGTTTCCGTAGTTATCTACCCATTGTGGTCGATATCGAGACCGCTGGCTTTAATGCCAAAACCGATGCTATGCTGGAATTTGCGGCGGTTATTATCAAGATGGATGAAAATGGCAAGCTCTATCGGGGTGCCACCCACTCTGCCCATATCGAGCCTTTTCCCGGTGCTAATCTAGATCAAAAATCACTGGAATTCACGGGCATTGACCCCTTTCACCCCTTCCGTATGGCAAAACCCGAAGCCGATGCATTGCGTGCAATATTCCAGCCCATCCGCAAATCCATCAAGGATCAGGGCTGCACCCGCGCCATTATGGTGGCGCATAATCCAGCATTCGATATTGCCTTCCTCAACGCAGCCATAGAACGCAACCAGATCAAACGCAGTCCCTTCCACCAGTTTAGTAGCTTTGATACCGCAACACTCGGTGGTCTGGCTTATGGACAAACTGTGCTGGCCAAGGTTGCCAAGGCGGCGGGGATGGAATGGGATAGTGAGCGCGCCCATTCTGCCGTTTATGATGCAGAACAGACTGCCGAGCTATTTTGTACCATTGTTAACCGTTGGGATAAAACCAATGACAGCGTACACCATGAAGGCCCCCGATTTGCCAACGAGGCCTAGCAAGTTGAATAAAACCTAATTGACAGGAAATAATAATATGTCCCTCTTCACTGAAAAAGCCGAACAGATTCGCCAGGCCCATGCCGGTCTCATCCATCGCGTTGTTATCGAATGCAACAACCCCGGTGCCGTCAATGACCTTGAATCCATCCTGAAAGAGGCTGAGGCCAATGAATGGAAAATACTGGTCATGCTAATTCGTAAGATCCTTAGTGGTGACCGTAATGAGACCCTGCTTCAAAACCTGGATGAAGAAGATCATATCATTATCAAATCCATTCTCAGTGGGCTACAGGATCCCGCCACACTGCCCGACCTGGATCAGAACATCAGCCCTGAACTGGCCGCACCGGGAATTGCCTCTATCGTCCATGCCGCACGCACAGGTAATGAGGGTGCTCTGCAACTCATTGGTCAAATGGCAACACAGATGTCTCATGCAGGTGGTGAGATGGCGCGTATTGCGGCACTGGTACGCCCATTGGTAACGGGTGAACGTGATGAGGCGGTATTATGCAAAGGACTCAATGAGGATGGTAGCAAACTGGTTAAGCGTATCCTCGAAGAGCTACTAAAGCTTGAAGAGGCTGTAACCGAGTAACCACGTTCGATGTTTTTCAGAAAAAATAGCCTCTCCCAACCTCAGGTCATGGCCGCGATTGATCTGGGTTCCAATAGTTTTCACATGATTATCGTCCGGGTAACCGGGCAGGATATACAGGTCATTGATCGACTACGTGAGATGGTTCGCCTGGGTTCCGGCCTGGACAAACGCAACCGACTCAATGAAACAACACAGGTACGCGCACTCGAATGTCTGCAACGATTCGCTCAACGTCTGGCGGACATCCCCCCAGCCAATATTCGTATTGTCGGCACCAATACCCTGCGCAAGGCGATCAACGCTCAACAATTCCTCAGCCGTGCCGAGGCCACCCTCGGTCACTCCATTGATATTATTAATGGCATTGAAGAGGCGCGACTGATCTATCTCGGGGTTTCACATAATCTCCCGGAGGATGAAAAACGCCATCTAGTCATTGATATTGGTGGTGGCAGCACAGAATTAATCATCGGTGAACGCTTCAGACCCATCACCATGGAAAGCCTGTTTATGGGCTGCGTCAGTATGACAAAACGTTTCTTCAAAGATGGCAAGATCAGCAAGAAACGCCTGCACAAAGCACATATACATGCACTACTCAAGCTGGAAGATATTCAGCAACAGTACTGTGATATTGGCTGGGATATTGCCATTGGTGCCTCAGGCAGTGCACGTGCTATTGCCGGGGTCATCAGTGCCGAGGAATGGTCAACAGAACATATCACCGCTAAATCACTCAGCAAGATGAAGGAACATATCCTTGCCTGTACACATATTGATGAACTGAAACTGAATGGTCTTGATGAGGATAGACAACCTGTCTTTGTCGGCGGTTATATCGTATTACATGCCATCTTCGAGGCATTACACCTCAAGAAGATGATCGTCTCTGATGGTGCCTTACGCGAGGGATTGATCTTCGAGGCTCTGGGACGAATTAACCAGGAAGATGTACATCAACAAACCATTACCAATCTGTGTAAACGCTATCATATTGATGTTGAACATGCCGACTCAGTTGAACAAACCGCACTACAACTGCTTAATAGCACAGCTAAATCATGGCACTTGCAGGGTGAAGAACACCGTAATCTATTAGGGTGGGCTGCCCAACTACACGAGATGGGTCTGACCATTGCCCACTCCAGCTATCACAAGCACAGTGCCTACCTGGTTGAACACTCCAACATGCCCGCCTTTACACTCAAGGAACAACAGATCCTGGCACTCATAATTCGTTATCATCGTCGTAAGATAAACCCTGATGCCTTTGCCTCATTAGCGGACAAAAGTCATCATCCTATTATCTATTTGTGCATCCTGTTACGACTAGCCATTAAGTTTCAGCGCAGTCGATCACATCAACCGCTACCCAAGTTAACCATCGAGACAGAGGATAAAAAATTGACTCTAGGTATCCCTGCTGCCTGGATCGAGGAACATCCATTGACGATGACTGATCTTGAGCATGAAAAGGAATACCTGAAGAAGCTGGATTTCAAACTACGTTTGAAACCACAATAAAGTGTAAAAAAAACACTAAAACCATAAATAGCTATAATTTCATTATAAAACAATGCATTATGATAACAATTTAATGTCTTTTATCATTAAGATATGTCGATATAGATTACACTTACTGAAAATCCTAATTTGATAAAATTATAAAAAAATAATAACCCATTGAAATAAAAGATAAAAAAATAAGTGGCATCAATAATGCTAATAAAACCAGTAAGGGACTGTCGCATGACATAGAGAGGGTGGACTAATAACAACCTACTGCTAAGGAGGGATTCTCTATGATATCTCAATTAACAAGTACCAAGGGCAAGACGCTATCTTGTCTTATCATCGCAGCAGGGATGTCGGCCACGTCATCTATTGCCTACGCTGTAGCCGCCCAACCCTATGTAACACCAAGACCTTCCGCAATACCAATGCCAGGTTTAAGCATTCCTGATCCAACGCAAGTTACCGGTAAAGAATACTCAAACAATACTGATGAAGACTTTATCGGAGTACCCGACCCCATGCAGGTCCTTAACTGGGATGGTCTTGGCGGAGTCACAGATGGTGTTGATTTCGGCACTGAATACGAAGTTGATGCCATCGCCAATGCTGGTGATCTGCTATTTAACTCGGTTATTAGCAATAACTCAGCATTGCTCTATTCAACAGCGGCTGATGGTAATATTTATTCTCACGGCATCACTGGCGCATCGGGTCTATGGGCAACTCCACCTGTAATTAATGCCAACCACGCCCCTTATGATGTTGATGGTCTGGAGGTCTGGGGTGCTGATCAGCCGGGTGACAGTGACCGTTATTCGATTGCAGGTGATCTTTTTGGCGAATCGGTCTATGACGCAGCGGGCATAGGTATCATATCAACTGTTGATATTGCAACGGCCATTGGAATACCCAGTATGTACGGTCAGGTCGATCTTGATGCCCTTATGTTCAATAGTACCGGCACCAATAGTTTCGATATACTATTCAGTATTG from Gammaproteobacteria bacterium includes:
- a CDS encoding transcriptional regulator, whose protein sequence is MNANDLQTTLDSLIATWENEVVEFKQAGDGFSTNDIGKYFSALSNEANLRGIEKAWLVFGVNNESRTVVGTGYRPEPERLQSLKMQIAENTAPGVTFRHIHELDVSARRVILFEIPPAPRGMPIAWKGHYYARAGESLTNLGLDKLDSIRQQTLATDWSAQIVANASLGDLDPVAIQRARAAFILKHANRFTPDEVEEWSDSTFLDRAKLTQGGKMTRTAILLLGKPESAYLLSPHPAQMTWKLVGEEQAYEHFSLPFMLNTSLLYQRIRNIQLRLLPFDELLPYEVSKYDQKIVLEALHNCIAHQDYSLYGRIIVTEKNDRLVLENVGSFFEGKPEDYILNEKTPHRYRNPFLVQAMAELNMIDTMGYGIHQMHSKQAERYLPMPDYDVSDTNSVSLTLHGGVVDPAYSQLLMQEEKLTFESVLALDRVQKKLKISDDVIKQLRRDKLIEGRKPNLHVAARIASATSSKADYIRTRSLGDGYYKKLITEYLEKFSKASRKEIDDILYEKLSDVLSDKQKKTKVGHLLTQLRMADIIYNAGSKAAPEWRLTRVK
- a CDS encoding site-specific DNA-methyltransferase, giving the protein MDKLKMQSKNFVVQNIARLAELFPSCVTEKKNDKGDLEYAIDFDTLRQEFSDTIVEGQQERYSLNWPGKREALVTANTPISKTLRPCRDESVDFDTTKNIFIEGDNLDALKLLQETYLDKIKMIYIDPPYNTGNDFIYNDNFTVDKGEYDEASGQRDEEGGRLVANPDSNGRYHSDWLSMVYPRLKLARNLLRDDGVIFISIDDNEQSNLKKLCDEIFGEANFVAQISVQLNPRGRNLDKFIAKTHETVLVFVKDYMNEDSIFGMQKEGRMVKEYNKTDDIGQHRLTGLRNRNQAFNPKTRPKLYYPLYIEQLTGHVSLEESDIFVDEIWPDTPDGVKTCWTWGKEKVVKENHLLIAEKTGDGWRVYRKDYLLDEDGKTATTLVKSLWLDKKINNDYGRKIIKELLGSAVMSFPKSVDLIKKLIQIGAREEDLVLDFFTGSGTTSHATMQLNAEDGGSRKCISVQLPEETDETSEAFNAGYKNIAEISKERIRRAGKKIKEDNIDKEGIENLDTGFRVFKIDSSNMVDVTLSPDEAHPDMFEEQVGNIKTDRSSEDLLFQILLDWGVDLSMPINREEIDGKEVFFVDGNALAACFDKDINEDFVKKLAEKQPLRVVFRDDGFTSDAVKINVEQIFKLKSPATDIKVI
- a CDS encoding KilA-N domain-containing protein encodes the protein MGKNREMQVLSETVRVQNVQKEDYISLTDIAKHKNPDDPRFIIQNWMRTRFTIEFLGLWEHLNNPDFNRVEFEAVKNEAGSNAFVMTPTKWHNLTHAVGIISKSGRYGGTYAHKDIAFEFASWVSVEFKLYLIKEFQRFKKHEQNQLGWDIKRNLTKINYRIHTDAIKENLIPPELSKQQVNLVYSIEADLLNMALFGKTAKQWRDVHPDDKGNIRDFANMSQLVCLANLENLNAHLIQQELAQAERLKLLNKTAIHQMRLLTADSSIKKMEGEQ
- a CDS encoding DUF4391 domain-containing protein; translated protein: MSVLYDYPKQAGFGRIVAKNKIYDRVKPSRKIQEAFVSQVGKIIWQYKLAPKTTNLSETEKVKEIEVFEVVSKTENLDVNILRCIDKSIAHPIIFHLTYADKIKVIATYKRPGEADASKWVTSEEYFETDWLPAGIERQKLPVVLNLSTLYERILRELIPLKPRENESLESHIERMEQVIAKDKEAKKLEVRMNREKQFNRRVELNRTLNELKTGVRSLIDG
- a CDS encoding helix-turn-helix domain-containing protein, with the protein product MTDEILTLKEVAKYLKLAEKTAYRLAAEGKLPGFKVGGSWRFRKDEVEKLTKGVMSDIKT
- the rnt gene encoding ribonuclease T translates to MNETKLKPRMATRFRSYLPIVVDIETAGFNAKTDAMLEFAAVIIKMDENGKLYRGATHSAHIEPFPGANLDQKSLEFTGIDPFHPFRMAKPEADALRAIFQPIRKSIKDQGCTRAIMVAHNPAFDIAFLNAAIERNQIKRSPFHQFSSFDTATLGGLAYGQTVLAKVAKAAGMEWDSERAHSAVYDAEQTAELFCTIVNRWDKTNDSVHHEGPRFANEA
- the ppx gene encoding exopolyphosphatase; this encodes MFFRKNSLSQPQVMAAIDLGSNSFHMIIVRVTGQDIQVIDRLREMVRLGSGLDKRNRLNETTQVRALECLQRFAQRLADIPPANIRIVGTNTLRKAINAQQFLSRAEATLGHSIDIINGIEEARLIYLGVSHNLPEDEKRHLVIDIGGGSTELIIGERFRPITMESLFMGCVSMTKRFFKDGKISKKRLHKAHIHALLKLEDIQQQYCDIGWDIAIGASGSARAIAGVISAEEWSTEHITAKSLSKMKEHILACTHIDELKLNGLDEDRQPVFVGGYIVLHAIFEALHLKKMIVSDGALREGLIFEALGRINQEDVHQQTITNLCKRYHIDVEHADSVEQTALQLLNSTAKSWHLQGEEHRNLLGWAAQLHEMGLTIAHSSYHKHSAYLVEHSNMPAFTLKEQQILALIIRYHRRKINPDAFASLADKSHHPIIYLCILLRLAIKFQRSRSHQPLPKLTIETEDKKLTLGIPAAWIEEHPLTMTDLEHEKEYLKKLDFKLRLKPQ